Proteins from one Hyperolius riggenbachi isolate aHypRig1 chromosome 2, aHypRig1.pri, whole genome shotgun sequence genomic window:
- the UPF3A gene encoding regulator of nonsense transcripts 3A isoform X3 has translation MTILSFALLIQAKIVFLFSSLYPHLFSRAYINFRNPEDILLFRDRFDGFIFIDNKGQEYPAVVEYAPFQKVSKKKLKKKDTKAGSISEDLEYKKFLENYCADEEKICANPETLLGEIEAKTKELIARRTTPLLEYIKNRKLEKQRMREEKREERRRREMEKKRLREEEKRKRREEDRRKRKEADKQKKLCEKEIRIKLLKKPEKGDEVISEKQKEKIEGSEMEETKWEKSPSRTNKNRAFDNFSKDFKEKTQNDSDKEQRDNDRRYRDKEQERQRYHRIDDNRKPRNHYEFEKYLRRNDDDQKWGKGYNQDRAKKGGHNNSYTADAVDKLGKEDKCDDLASKKERIRNKDRPAMQLYQPGARSRITTGFTSKYVEETDYRKNDADNISGRSSEKSEDAG, from the exons ATGACTATTTTGAGTTTTGCTCTGCTGATCCAAG CCAAGattgtttttctcttttccagcttATACCCACATCTCTTCTCAAGAGCATATATTAATTTTAGAAATCCTGAAGACATCCTCCTCTTCAGAGACAGATTTGATGGATTTATCTTCATCGACAACAAGG GTCAGGAGTATCCTGCTGTTGTTGAATATGCACCTTTTCAGAAAGTTTCCAAAAAGAAGCTGAAGAAAAAAGACACAAAGGCTGGAAGCATTTCCGAAG ATCTTGAGTATAAGAAATTTTTGGAGAACTATTGTGCGGATGAGGAAAAAATCTGTGCAAATCCAGAGACGCTCTTGGGAGAAATTGAAGCCAAAACAAAGGAACTTATTG CTCGAAGAACAACTCCACTTCTTGAGTATATCAAAAACCGAAAGTTGGAGAAACAG AGAATGAGAGAAGAAAAAAGGGAAGAGAGGAGGAGGCGAGAGATGGAGAAGAAGCGCTTGAGAGAAGAAGAGAAGAGGAAAAGGAGAGAAGAAGATAGGCGTAAGAGAAAAGAAGCAGATAAACAGAAGaaactgtgtgaaaaagaaatccgGATCAAG CTTCTGAAGAAACCTGAGAAAGGTGATGAGGTGATTAGCGAGAAACAAAAGGAGAAAATAGAAGGGAGTGAGATGGAAGAAACAAAATGGGAGAAGTCACCTTCCAGAACCAATAAGAATCGAGCCTTTGACAATTTTTCCAAGGATTTCAAGGAAAA AACCCAGAATGATAGTGACAAGGAACAAAGGGACAATGACCGGAGATACCGAGACAAAGAACAAGAGCGGCAGAGGTATCATCGCATCGATGATAACAGGAAGCCAAGAAACCACTACGAGTTTGAGAAGTATCTGAGGAGGAATGATGATGACCAGAAATGGGGAAAGGGATACAACCAAGACCGGGCCAAGAAAGGAGGCCACAACAACAGCTACACAGCGGATGCAGTAGACAAACTGGGTAAAGAGGACAAGTGTGATGACTTGGCATCCAAAAAGGAGCGCATAAGAAATAAG GATCGCCCGGCCATGCAGCTGTACCAACCAGGAGCTCGCAGTCGCATAACTACAGGATTTACAAGTAAATATGTGGAAGAGACTGATTACAGAAAGAATGATGCAGACAATATATCAGGACGAAGCTCAGAGAAGAGTGAAGATGCTGGGTAG